One part of the Solanum dulcamara chromosome 8, daSolDulc1.2, whole genome shotgun sequence genome encodes these proteins:
- the LOC129900483 gene encoding transcription factor RAX2-like isoform X2, with translation MGRAPCCDKANVKRGPWSPEEDAKLKHFIEKYGTAGNWIALPQKAGLKRCGKSCRLRWLNYLRPNIKHGDFTDDEDRVICSLYANIGSRWSIIAAQLPGRTDNDIKNYWNTKLKKKLMGLNNIPSSNYNQRLPFFPSQIAPPQSQPQMISSLFRDTSNNAAVCNNNNNINFSLDQASCSSSDGSCSHQMSYPKEIKKEREIGNCNLSYDETQKFILDYGDNIIGAGNISQQYDQKPNHVYLGNNNTQNDQLQYDLEEVKQLIGNGSDCNNNLFYNDENKTDERGMYYYLGSHLN, from the exons ATGGGGAGAGCTCCTTGTTGTGATAAAGCTAATGTGAAGAGAGGTCCATGGTCACCAGAAGAAGATGCCAAACTCAAACACTTCATTGAAAAATATGGAACTGCCGGAAATTGGATCGCCCTTCCTCAAAAAGCTG GACTGAAAAGATGTGGGAAGAGTTGCAGATTGAGATGGCTAAATTATCTAAGGCCTAATATTAAGCATGGCGACTTTACTGACGATGAAGATAGAGTTATCTGCAGCTTGTATGCCAATATTGGGAGCAG GTGGTCAATTATAGCTGCTCAGTTACCCGGAAGGACTGACAATGATATCAAAAATTATTGGAATACAAAGCTAAAGAAGAAACTCATGGGGTTAAATAATATTCCTTCATCAAATTATAATCAAAGATTACCATTCTTTCCATCTCAAATAGCACCACCCCAATCCCAACCCCAGATGATTTCAAGTCTTTTTAGAGACACATCAAATAATGCAGCAGTgtgcaataataataacaatattaacTTTTCTTTGG ATCAAGCAAGTTGTTCTTCATCTGATGGAAGTTGTAGCCACCAAATGAGCTAtccaaaagaaatcaagaagGAAAGAGAAATAGGTAATTGTAATTTATCTTATgatgaaactcaaaaattcaTTCTTGATTATGGCGACAATATTATTGGAGCTGGTAATATTAGCCAACAGTATGATCAAAAGCCAAATCATGTGTATTTGGGAAACAACAACACTCAAAATGATCAACTCCAATATGATCTTGAAGAAGTTAAGCAGCTGATTGGCAATGGCAGTGATTGTAATAACAATTTGTTTTATAATGATGAAAACAAAACAGATGAGAGAGGGATGTACTATTACCTAGGAAGTCATCTAAACTGA
- the LOC129900483 gene encoding transcription factor RAX2-like isoform X1 has product MGRAPCCDKANVKRGPWSPEEDAKLKHFIEKYGTAGNWIALPQKAGLKRCGKSCRLRWLNYLRPNIKHGDFTDDEDRVICSLYANIGSRWSIIAAQLPGRTDNDIKNYWNTKLKKKLMGLNNIPSSNYNQRLPFFPSQIAPPQSQPQMISSLFRDTSNNAAVCNNNNNINFSLGSNHYSDYLQSQERLVNSLKYCTLKDNNLLMFGGTDQASCSSSDGSCSHQMSYPKEIKKEREIGNCNLSYDETQKFILDYGDNIIGAGNISQQYDQKPNHVYLGNNNTQNDQLQYDLEEVKQLIGNGSDCNNNLFYNDENKTDERGMYYYLGSHLN; this is encoded by the exons ATGGGGAGAGCTCCTTGTTGTGATAAAGCTAATGTGAAGAGAGGTCCATGGTCACCAGAAGAAGATGCCAAACTCAAACACTTCATTGAAAAATATGGAACTGCCGGAAATTGGATCGCCCTTCCTCAAAAAGCTG GACTGAAAAGATGTGGGAAGAGTTGCAGATTGAGATGGCTAAATTATCTAAGGCCTAATATTAAGCATGGCGACTTTACTGACGATGAAGATAGAGTTATCTGCAGCTTGTATGCCAATATTGGGAGCAG GTGGTCAATTATAGCTGCTCAGTTACCCGGAAGGACTGACAATGATATCAAAAATTATTGGAATACAAAGCTAAAGAAGAAACTCATGGGGTTAAATAATATTCCTTCATCAAATTATAATCAAAGATTACCATTCTTTCCATCTCAAATAGCACCACCCCAATCCCAACCCCAGATGATTTCAAGTCTTTTTAGAGACACATCAAATAATGCAGCAGTgtgcaataataataacaatattaacTTTTCTTTGGGTAGTAACCATTATTCTGATTATTTACAAAGTCAAGAAAGATTGGTTAATTCCTTGAAATATTGCACATTGAAAGATAATAATTTACTAATGTTTGGTGGGACAGATCAAGCAAGTTGTTCTTCATCTGATGGAAGTTGTAGCCACCAAATGAGCTAtccaaaagaaatcaagaagGAAAGAGAAATAGGTAATTGTAATTTATCTTATgatgaaactcaaaaattcaTTCTTGATTATGGCGACAATATTATTGGAGCTGGTAATATTAGCCAACAGTATGATCAAAAGCCAAATCATGTGTATTTGGGAAACAACAACACTCAAAATGATCAACTCCAATATGATCTTGAAGAAGTTAAGCAGCTGATTGGCAATGGCAGTGATTGTAATAACAATTTGTTTTATAATGATGAAAACAAAACAGATGAGAGAGGGATGTACTATTACCTAGGAAGTCATCTAAACTGA